The following coding sequences lie in one Uloborus diversus isolate 005 unplaced genomic scaffold, Udiv.v.3.1 scaffold_895, whole genome shotgun sequence genomic window:
- the LOC129234001 gene encoding uncharacterized protein LOC129234001 encodes MNTNKTQLTYVTSLPELNKMLADSTKNIKDVFFPKEEIAALQWDTSEKFVSQDISTNIFLAAFTTAWARLKLYQEMDKLGESVLYHDTDSIIYASNGLNDPPIGNFLGEFTDELNGDTITTFVSGGPKNYAYETSRGKTCCKVRGFTLNFRNYQVLNFHSMKTLVRSMDDDGVVITNPAKITRDPKRCKVINKKETKLYRMVYDKRVIVPSDLSTLPYGY; translated from the exons ATGAATACGAATAAGACGCAGCTGACGTATGTTACTTCGCTTCCTGAGTTAAATAAAATGCTTGCAGATTCAacgaaaaat ATCAAGGATGTATTTTTCCCGAAGGAAGAAATTGCAGCTCTGCAGTGGGATACCTCGGAGAAGTTCGTCTCACAAGACATTTCAACCAACATCTTTCTCGCTGCCTTCACCACGGCCTGGGCACGACTCAAACTTTACCAGGAAATGGATAAGTTGGGGGAGTCTGTGTTGTACCATGACACAGATTCTATCATATATGCAAGTAACGGTTTAAATGATCCCCCAATAGGCAATTTTTTAGGAGAATTCACCGATGAATTGAATGGGGACACGATTACTACATTTGTGTCTG GCGGGCCAAAGAATTACGCGTACGAAACATCTAGAGGTAAAACGTGCTGTAAGGTAAGGGGGTTTACCTTAAACTTTCGAAACTATCAAGTATTGAACTTTCACTCCATGAAAACCCTAGTACGGAGCATGGATGACGACGGAGTAGTCATCACAAATCCAGCCAAGATAACCCGTGATCCTAAACGCTGCAAAGTCATTAACAAGAAAGAGACAAAACTATACCGAATGGTCTATGATAAACGAGTCATTGTACCCTCTGACCTATCTACTCTTCCTTACGGATACTGA
- the LOC129233999 gene encoding uncharacterized protein LOC129233999, whose protein sequence is MKGFDGHFILSWLLEQGTAPNVIPNGSKLMAITHPNLNIRIIDSFNFLPMALAKLPECFGLEELKKGYFPHTFNTRENQSYVNKYCQYPIGHPDIITEGFGDIEQYFGIVKCRVVAPRELYLPVLPFRTQGKLMFPLCKTCAETLQQSPCTHTEDERALVGTWVTEEVKLAVRKGYRVTHIYEVYDFKKKSDSLFRSYIDLFLKIKQESSGWPAECVTDADKENYISQYRQREGISLDAASIEKNPGRRQVAKLALNSFWGR, encoded by the exons ATGAAAGG gTTTGATGGGCATTTTATTCTATCTTGGCTACTGGAACAAGGCACTGCTCCAAATGTCATTCCCAACGGGTCCAAGCTAATGGCAATAACTCACCCGAACTTAAACATCCGCATCATAGACTCTTTCAACTTCCTTCCTATGGCTCTAGCGAAGTTGCCTGAATGTTTCGGGCTTGAGGAGTTGAAAAAGGGCTATTTCCCCCATACTTTTAACACTCGAGAAAACCAGAGCTAT gtTAACAAATACTGTCAGTACCCAATAGGCCATCCAGATATAATCACCGAAGGGTTTGGGGACATAGAACAGTACTTCGGGATAGTTAAATGCAGGGTTGTGGCACCCCGTGAGTTATACCTTCCAGTACTACCGTTTCGGACACAAGGGAAGTTGATGTTCCCGTTATGTAAGACATGTGCTGAAACGTTGCAGCAATCGCCTTGCACTCATACTGAGGACGAAAGAGCCTTGGTTGGCACATGGGTCACAGAAGAGGTGAAACTGGCTGTCAGGAAGGGCTACCGAGTGACACAT ATCTACGAGGTGTACGATTTCAAAAAGAAGTCAGATTCTCTTTTTAGGTCTTACATTGAcctctttttgaaaataaaacaagagAGCAGCGGTTGGCCCGCAGAATGTGTAACAGATGCAGATAAAGAGAATTACATTTCTCAGTACAGGCAAAGGGAAGGAATATCATTAGATGCAGCCAGTATTGAGAAAAACCCTGGTCGTCGACAAGTTGCCAAATTGGCACTTAACAGTTTCTGGGGACggtaa
- the LOC129234000 gene encoding uncharacterized protein LOC129234000, translated as MPLGNKRKLDEDSSNYAEELRDSDDDVIGEGTQSFAEASQIFHELPLYYQVGSGFELENAVRLDVHSRRENKKYNANQVVFRARVNTDQLPTQLQNNPLAAARESVRELFRLLIERSTEGLKPSDLIRFCIQSDGLDRPISTRLMPVSELTLEILLAAVLKVLQSKDQIMLDSTFFVDIVTLRRDVGAGRICKVVNHEVDRLRKQSILSIPMVEEGTCCAMSIVFALAHLHKDTKLVDVLRDRRRSTLQNRARELHVAAGVPIGPCTYAEVAKFEKHLDIQIVVISTDNLNKVSFF; from the exons ATGCCTTTAGGAAATAAGAGAAAACTGGATGAAGATTCTAGCAAT tATGCTGAAGAGTTACGGGATTCTGACGATGAC gtAATTGGAGAAGGCACTCAGTCTTTTGCTGAAGCTTCGCAAATATTTCACGAACTGCCGCTTTATTACCAAGTGGGCTCAGGTTTtgag ttggaAAATGCGGTACGATTGGATGTGCATTCTCGAAGAgagaataaaaaatacaatgcGAATCAAGTGGTATTTCGAGCTAGAGTGAATACAGATCAACTGCCTACACAACTCCAGAACAATCCCTTGGCTGCAGCTAGGGAATCCGTGCGGGAGCTGTTCCGGTTGTTGATTGAACGATCAACGGAAGGGTTGAAACCATCGGACTTGATCCGCTTCTGCATTCAATCAGATGGGCTGGATAGGCCTATATCAACAAGACTAATGCCTGTCTCCGAACTGACTTTGGAGATTTTACTTGCTGCAGTACTCAAAGTGCTACAGTCCAAAGACCAAATAATGCTCGACTCGACCTTTTTTGTGGACATAGTGACATTACGAAGAGATGTAGGAGCTGGGCGAATATGCAAAGTCGTCAATCACGAGGTGGACCGCTTACGAAAGCAGTCTATTTTAAGTATTCCAATGGTCGAAGAAGGAACATGCTGTGCAATGAGCATTGTGTTTGCATTGGCTCATTTGCATAAAGACACGAAACTGGTTGATGTTCTGAGAGATCGTCGACGATCCACATTGCAGAATAGGGCACGGGAGCTGCATGTTGCTGCTGGTGTGCCTATTGGGCCATGCACCTACGCAGAAGTAGCGAAATTTGAgaagcatttggatatccaaatTGTCGTGATTTCTACAGACAATCTGAACaaggttagttttttttaa